Proteins from a genomic interval of Acetobacterium woodii DSM 1030:
- a CDS encoding ABC transporter ATP-binding protein, which translates to MVINVKNLVKRYGDLIALDHFNLEVQEGEILGLLGPNGSGKTTAINCLLSLLKYDKGTIEIYDQPMSPQAYDIKRNIGVVMQNVAVFDELTVYENIDYFCGLYVSDKQTRKKLVTEAIDFVGLNDFKKFYPKKLSGGLLRRLNIACGIAHKPKLIILDEPTVAVDPQSRNNILEGIQKLNKQGATIIYTSHYMEEIEQICSRIAIMDKGKIIAMGTNDELKKMIRSGEHIQIELLNPEGLKLTAITALPHIITAELMDHQLEVKSSRGKNNLIAILDVLKTQNIAIGKIYSEPPTLNDVFLEITGKELRD; encoded by the coding sequence ATGGTCATTAATGTAAAAAATCTGGTTAAACGTTACGGCGATCTCATTGCTCTTGATCACTTTAATCTGGAAGTACAAGAAGGCGAAATTTTAGGACTGCTGGGTCCCAATGGTTCCGGCAAAACCACGGCGATCAACTGCCTTTTATCACTACTTAAATACGACAAAGGAACGATTGAAATCTATGATCAGCCGATGTCTCCGCAAGCTTACGATATTAAGCGAAATATCGGAGTTGTGATGCAAAATGTAGCTGTTTTTGATGAACTAACCGTTTATGAAAATATCGACTACTTCTGCGGTCTCTATGTTTCTGATAAACAAACCCGCAAGAAACTGGTGACTGAAGCGATTGATTTTGTAGGCCTCAACGATTTTAAAAAATTCTACCCTAAAAAACTCAGCGGCGGTCTGCTGCGGCGTCTGAATATCGCCTGTGGGATTGCCCATAAGCCCAAGTTGATCATTCTTGATGAACCCACCGTGGCCGTCGATCCCCAGAGCCGCAACAACATCCTCGAAGGCATTCAGAAGCTAAACAAACAAGGTGCCACGATCATTTATACTTCCCACTACATGGAGGAGATTGAGCAGATCTGCAGTCGCATTGCGATCATGGATAAGGGTAAAATCATTGCCATGGGAACCAATGACGAACTCAAAAAAATGATCCGCTCCGGCGAACATATCCAAATTGAGTTACTTAATCCCGAAGGGCTCAAGCTAACGGCAATTACCGCCTTGCCGCATATCATCACCGCCGAACTAATGGATCATCAACTGGAAGTTAAATCCAGCCGCGGGAAAAATAACCTGATTGCGATTCTGGATGTTCTAAAAACCCAAAATATCGCCATCGGTAAAATTTATTCTGAGCCGCCAACCTTAAACGATGTTTTTCTGGAAATAACCGGCAAAGAACTCAGAGATTAG
- a CDS encoding GTP-binding protein, giving the protein MKVIILGGFLGSGKTSVVIQLAKYIVGETLEDMTKVVILENEIGEVSVDDKMLQNSGYEVANLFSGCVCCTMAGELTIGLHNIIRDFNPEIVIMEATGVAYPRNIRKTINQSLPELDCQVTCIADAKRWQRLLRPMEMLLEGQLEDADTILINKTDLVDIDTLAAVKTSIQTFNQHAEIFSISATQTIEPNIFDAMLRTETERTLL; this is encoded by the coding sequence ATGAAAGTAATAATCTTAGGTGGATTTTTAGGTTCCGGAAAAACAAGTGTTGTTATTCAACTGGCTAAATATATTGTCGGGGAAACGCTTGAGGACATGACCAAAGTTGTCATTCTGGAAAATGAAATTGGCGAAGTCAGTGTCGATGATAAGATGCTTCAAAACAGCGGTTATGAGGTTGCCAATCTCTTTTCCGGCTGTGTCTGCTGTACCATGGCCGGCGAACTCACGATTGGACTTCATAATATCATCCGCGATTTTAATCCCGAAATTGTGATCATGGAAGCCACGGGTGTCGCTTATCCGCGTAATATCCGAAAAACCATTAATCAATCGCTTCCGGAGCTTGACTGCCAGGTCACTTGTATTGCCGACGCCAAGCGCTGGCAACGACTGCTGCGGCCAATGGAAATGCTGTTGGAAGGGCAATTGGAGGATGCTGATACCATTCTTATCAATAAAACTGATTTGGTTGACATCGACACCTTAGCTGCGGTAAAAACTTCAATCCAAACGTTTAATCAGCATGCCGAAATTTTTAGTATCAGCGCGACTCAAACAATTGAACCCAACATTTTTGATGCCATGCTGCGAACCGAAACAGAAAGGACCCTTTTATGA
- a CDS encoding HD domain-containing phosphohydrolase: MKENRKKTVIKKSSVGYAQCRIIRDNNGNSVDYRFISVNDCFWQLMGLEGSVLIGKTILQIDPNTEKAWIEICGNVALSGESEQFESYSSDSGKYVETTICSTNIGEFAIIIVDITARKHLENALKESENRLIAAQKMAHVGNWELNLETKKMWASEEAFNLYGIDYTSEYISFDLARKSILPAYHDLMDQSLQNLIQQKGTYNIEFELKNQMTGELHYVHSIGSLILNDDGKPWKVSGTIQDITENKLKEEKIQKLNFYDQLTGLFNRRFYEEELIRTDKKENLPLTLLIGDVNGLKLINDSFGHDMGDALLKKAAAIIIEGCPTNAVISRIGGDEFVVLLPRTNGIEIEKMIKRIKARALIEKVGSMHISISFGYETKVREHEKIKEVFKKAEDRMYHNKLFESPSMRGKTVKTIIKTLYEKNKREEQHSHRVSKLCEEMGEALELSEIKINELKTVGLLHDIGKIAIDEKILNKPGKLTAEEQKEIERHSEIGYRILSTVNEMAEMAEFVLAHQEKWDGSGYPKGLKATKIPFESRIIAIADAYDAMTSDRVYRSKMTIKMALEELLANAGTQFDPALVDLFIKKVVLKE; encoded by the coding sequence ATGAAAGAAAACAGAAAGAAAACGGTAATTAAAAAATCTTCAGTCGGTTATGCGCAGTGCAGAATTATCCGGGATAATAACGGAAATTCGGTCGACTATCGGTTTATCAGTGTCAATGATTGTTTTTGGCAGTTGATGGGTTTGGAAGGCAGTGTGCTAATCGGAAAAACGATCTTGCAGATTGACCCAAATACCGAAAAAGCCTGGATTGAGATATGTGGGAACGTTGCTTTATCGGGAGAATCGGAACAATTTGAGAGTTATTCATCTGATTCGGGGAAGTATGTTGAAACAACAATTTGCTCAACAAATATCGGCGAGTTCGCCATTATTATTGTTGATATCACAGCTCGGAAACACTTAGAAAACGCTTTAAAGGAGAGTGAAAACCGCTTAATTGCGGCTCAAAAAATGGCCCATGTCGGGAATTGGGAATTGAATTTAGAGACCAAAAAAATGTGGGCTTCCGAAGAGGCTTTTAATTTATATGGCATCGATTATACATCTGAGTATATTTCCTTCGATTTGGCTCGAAAAAGTATTCTCCCGGCTTACCATGACTTAATGGATCAAAGTCTTCAAAATTTGATTCAGCAAAAGGGAACTTATAATATCGAATTTGAATTAAAAAATCAAATGACCGGTGAATTACATTATGTTCATTCAATTGGGAGTCTTATTTTGAATGATGATGGAAAACCATGGAAAGTAAGCGGAACGATTCAAGATATTACCGAAAATAAATTAAAAGAAGAAAAAATACAAAAACTCAATTTTTATGATCAGTTAACAGGCCTTTTCAATCGTCGATTTTATGAAGAGGAATTGATCAGAACTGATAAAAAAGAGAATCTGCCGTTGACCCTCCTAATTGGCGATGTTAATGGATTAAAGTTGATCAATGATTCATTTGGTCACGATATGGGGGATGCGTTGTTAAAAAAAGCAGCGGCAATAATAATTGAAGGATGTCCGACTAATGCTGTCATCTCCAGAATTGGGGGAGATGAATTTGTAGTTTTATTACCTCGGACGAATGGGATTGAAATTGAGAAAATGATCAAACGCATAAAGGCACGGGCGTTAATTGAGAAAGTTGGATCAATGCATATTTCAATTTCCTTTGGTTATGAGACGAAAGTGCGTGAGCATGAAAAGATAAAAGAGGTGTTTAAAAAAGCTGAAGATCGGATGTATCACAACAAACTGTTCGAAAGTCCCAGCATGCGCGGGAAAACCGTTAAAACAATCATCAAAACCTTATATGAGAAAAATAAAAGGGAAGAACAACATTCCCATCGCGTTTCTAAATTATGTGAAGAAATGGGAGAAGCGCTGGAATTATCAGAAATTAAAATTAATGAGCTTAAGACCGTGGGATTATTACATGATATCGGGAAAATAGCCATTGATGAAAAAATTCTAAATAAGCCCGGGAAACTTACCGCCGAAGAACAAAAGGAGATTGAACGTCACTCCGAAATCGGATATCGGATTCTGAGTACGGTGAACGAAATGGCTGAAATGGCAGAGTTTGTTCTGGCTCATCAGGAAAAGTGGGATGGGAGCGGTTATCCCAAAGGCTTAAAAGCAACAAAAATCCCATTTGAATCACGAATTATTGCGATTGCAGATGCCTATGATGCCATGACCAGCGACCGGGTTTATCGCAGTAAAATGACAATAAAGATGGCGCTGGAAGAATTGTTGGCCAATGCCGGAACTCAATTTGATCCGGCATTGGTAGACTTATTTATTAAAAAAGTGGTGCTAAAAGAGTAA
- a CDS encoding uroporphyrinogen decarboxylase family protein: MTAHLTQKENFLRVARGEMPEYVPVSTFLGPDEPLITMADPCILGSFRGPGGGVDPWGVTFVTGEEVSFAALPKPNDFILTDITKWRDVIKAPDYTGFDWEAAAKADYKKYVKDPNQTAYVLSGYADIFQQFIGFMGFTEGLCAIYEEPEEVEELLDYMLEHSLYITKNLLHYYKPEGYYLLDDTASKLNPFISPKVFEEMFVPRYKKCLDLVRDENVPIFYHNCGRCEDLMPAMVDIGVSVWDPAQLENDLVGMKQKYGSKLAINGGFEFSMPSTWPIIDEEEVRQAVRDTFAELAPDGGFIFSGMIKSLDFFDPKVQEVNGWIADEAKKLSKTVYQ; the protein is encoded by the coding sequence ATGACAGCACATTTGACTCAAAAGGAAAACTTTTTACGCGTGGCCCGGGGCGAAATGCCTGAATATGTACCGGTTTCAACATTTTTAGGTCCAGACGAACCGCTTATTACGATGGCCGATCCTTGTATTTTAGGAAGTTTTAGAGGTCCTGGCGGCGGCGTTGACCCCTGGGGCGTTACTTTTGTAACCGGCGAAGAAGTTAGTTTTGCCGCTTTACCAAAACCCAATGATTTTATTCTGACCGATATAACCAAATGGCGGGATGTTATTAAAGCCCCCGACTATACTGGTTTTGACTGGGAAGCTGCGGCCAAAGCAGACTATAAAAAATATGTTAAAGATCCCAATCAAACCGCTTATGTACTCAGTGGTTATGCTGATATCTTTCAGCAATTTATCGGTTTTATGGGCTTTACTGAGGGCTTGTGTGCTATTTATGAAGAACCTGAAGAAGTCGAAGAACTACTTGATTATATGTTAGAGCACTCTCTTTATATTACTAAAAACTTACTTCACTATTACAAACCCGAAGGTTATTATCTTCTTGATGATACTGCTTCAAAACTGAATCCTTTCATCTCACCTAAGGTATTTGAAGAAATGTTTGTTCCGCGTTATAAAAAATGTCTTGATTTAGTCCGTGATGAAAACGTTCCGATCTTTTACCATAACTGCGGTCGTTGCGAAGATTTAATGCCGGCAATGGTCGATATTGGTGTAAGCGTTTGGGACCCTGCCCAGTTGGAGAATGATCTGGTTGGGATGAAACAAAAATATGGCTCCAAACTGGCTATCAATGGCGGTTTTGAGTTTAGCATGCCCAGTACCTGGCCGATTATTGATGAAGAAGAAGTTCGTCAGGCGGTCCGGGATACCTTTGCTGAACTGGCTCCCGACGGCGGTTTTATCTTTAGTGGGATGATTAAATCACTGGATTTTTTTGATCCCAAAGTTCAGGAAGTAAACGGTTGGATTGCCGATGAGGCAAAAAAATTAAGCAAAACGGTCTATCAATAA
- a CDS encoding ABC transporter permease: MQVYKAFFKIIQKNRNQILIYLIVFMVLALLLSSNYNPPQDTDFTKVKVNIAFFNNDGDSPLIDGLKSYLGDNANLVDIPDDTQKIQDALFFRQVEYILRVPAGFTAAMQSGQDVQLQKTIVPDSTSNIYMDLLINKYLNTVKTYTAYLPDLSPDELNQNLKKDLAEQSKVTLTSNGTHSAAAKKSGYYFNYLSYSLFAILIMGVSSVMLVFNDTDLKRRNLCAPIRSANMNFQMILGNLSFAILTWLVLISASFVMYGSFMFTTTGLLLLLNSFVFTLAALSISYLIGTLVKSRGAMSAISNVFALGTSFISGVFVPQELLGGNVLTIASFNPTYWYVKANNEIAAAVSYNADNLRSIFTSMVLVLGFGIAVLGVTLVLIKQRRVEA; the protein is encoded by the coding sequence ATGCAAGTTTATAAAGCTTTTTTCAAAATAATTCAAAAAAACCGAAACCAGATTTTAATTTACCTGATCGTTTTTATGGTTCTGGCACTGCTTCTCAGCAGTAATTATAACCCGCCCCAAGATACTGATTTTACCAAGGTTAAGGTCAATATTGCCTTTTTCAACAACGATGGTGACTCCCCTCTGATAGATGGCCTCAAAAGCTATCTGGGTGATAATGCCAACCTCGTGGACATTCCCGATGACACCCAAAAAATCCAGGATGCCTTGTTTTTCAGACAGGTTGAATACATCCTGCGAGTTCCGGCCGGATTTACTGCCGCAATGCAAAGTGGTCAAGACGTTCAACTGCAAAAAACAATTGTTCCCGATTCCACCAGCAATATCTATATGGATCTGTTGATCAACAAATACTTAAATACCGTTAAAACTTACACCGCCTATCTGCCTGATCTGAGCCCGGATGAACTTAATCAGAACCTCAAAAAAGATCTGGCCGAACAAAGCAAAGTAACTTTAACCAGTAATGGAACCCACTCCGCTGCTGCTAAAAAATCGGGATATTATTTCAATTATCTGTCTTATTCGCTGTTCGCCATTCTGATAATGGGTGTCAGCTCAGTGATGCTGGTTTTCAATGATACTGATTTAAAGCGACGAAACCTCTGCGCCCCGATTCGTTCAGCCAACATGAATTTTCAGATGATCCTCGGTAACCTCAGTTTTGCCATTTTGACCTGGCTGGTGCTGATCTCGGCAAGTTTTGTTATGTACGGCAGCTTTATGTTTACCACCACCGGTCTGCTGCTGTTGTTAAACTCATTTGTGTTTACGCTGGCAGCTTTAAGCATCAGCTATCTAATTGGCACGCTGGTTAAAAGCCGGGGTGCGATGTCCGCTATTTCCAACGTCTTCGCCCTCGGCACCAGTTTTATCAGCGGGGTATTTGTTCCGCAGGAACTGCTGGGTGGCAATGTTTTGACCATTGCCAGCTTTAATCCCACCTACTGGTATGTCAAAGCCAATAATGAAATCGCCGCTGCCGTCAGCTATAATGCCGACAATCTAAGATCTATTTTCACCAGTATGGTCCTGGTGCTTGGCTTTGGTATCGCTGTCTTGGGAGTGACCTTGGTGCTGATTAAACAACGGCGGGTTGAAGCTTAA
- a CDS encoding ABC transporter permease, which produces MFLFNYHYRLKCIFNDKQLMFWTFVFPILLATLFNLAFSNLSSSDNFLKVNVAVVQNEELNQNADFTQALDSADNLFVVQKTTRADAEQLLKDNQIDGYLYFDPDLNLVVNQSGLNQTIIREFLNDFIQSSSTIGTIITQNPAALGDGLLASVTSRTEYLSAVSASQSNPDPIVNYFYTLIAMTCFYGGFLGIKEVVAIQADLSDVGARINIAPTKKLTVFLSSILAATTVQLLELLLLLAFLIGVLGISFGNQLGYITLTCVIGSLTGVTFGTCLGAIVKKGEGLKISILISSTMMMCFLAGMMSADMKYIIMTKAPILSYLNPVNLITDCFYALYYYNTHTQFFTDILLLCGFTILFSSITYFVLRRQKYASL; this is translated from the coding sequence ATGTTCTTATTTAATTATCATTATCGCCTCAAATGCATCTTTAACGATAAACAACTGATGTTTTGGACCTTTGTGTTTCCCATTCTTTTGGCAACGCTTTTCAACCTGGCCTTTTCCAACCTTTCCAGCTCTGATAATTTTCTAAAAGTCAATGTCGCCGTCGTGCAGAATGAGGAACTCAATCAAAATGCCGATTTTACTCAAGCCCTCGATAGTGCTGATAATCTATTTGTTGTTCAAAAAACGACCCGAGCAGATGCCGAGCAACTGCTCAAGGATAATCAAATCGACGGTTATCTTTATTTCGATCCTGATCTCAATCTGGTGGTCAACCAATCGGGTCTTAATCAAACCATTATCCGGGAATTTTTAAATGATTTTATCCAGTCCTCATCGACTATCGGCACCATTATTACTCAAAATCCTGCGGCCCTGGGCGACGGCCTTCTTGCCAGTGTTACCAGTCGAACCGAATACTTAAGTGCCGTCTCGGCCAGTCAATCCAACCCTGATCCCATTGTTAATTATTTTTATACCCTGATTGCCATGACCTGTTTTTACGGCGGCTTTCTCGGGATTAAAGAGGTCGTCGCCATTCAAGCTGATCTCTCCGATGTGGGCGCCCGCATTAATATCGCCCCCACCAAAAAACTAACGGTTTTTCTTTCATCAATTCTGGCTGCCACAACCGTTCAGCTATTGGAACTGCTACTGCTGTTGGCTTTCTTAATTGGTGTTCTCGGCATCAGTTTTGGTAATCAGCTTGGCTATATAACCTTAACTTGTGTCATCGGAAGTCTGACCGGCGTTACCTTTGGCACCTGCCTCGGCGCCATCGTCAAAAAAGGTGAAGGGCTTAAGATCAGCATCTTGATCAGTTCCACCATGATGATGTGTTTTTTAGCTGGAATGATGTCTGCTGACATGAAATATATTATCATGACCAAAGCCCCGATCCTTAGCTACCTTAATCCCGTCAACCTGATCACTGATTGTTTTTATGCCCTTTATTACTACAACACCCATACCCAATTTTTTACTGACATCCTGTTGCTGTGTGGTTTTACGATTTTATTCAGTTCCATTACGTATTTTGTTTTAAGGAGACAGAAATATGCAAGTTTATAA
- a CDS encoding sensor histidine kinase: protein MNKLIDKLIIFGFCLALYLTTVDNPFLIVPVLVTIIFGTALSYLKEGKATIGLFVLYVVICFVEPVYLMFVPVICYDILVSPYKWWWTLTLVPFFVGFAQLNTTAVVLIPIFIMVAYFLKKRTLTLVRLKNDYNSLRDTTSEAALQLIKKNKMMMEKQDYEVKLATLSERNRIARDIHDNVGHMLSRSILQIGALLAISKDETTRAGLMQIKETLSEAMDSIRSSVHNLHEESLDLQVELQTLIKNFEFCPVKFDYEVESSLDKEAIYCFIAVVKEAFSNIIRHSNATEVAVTVREHPGLLQLIVEDNGTVIKKIGSDGIGLQNISDRVATLNGHVNITNDHGFRIFISLPKKT, encoded by the coding sequence ATGAATAAGCTAATTGATAAACTGATTATTTTTGGGTTCTGTTTGGCATTATACTTAACCACCGTTGATAACCCGTTTCTGATTGTGCCGGTTCTGGTAACGATCATTTTTGGCACCGCGTTAAGTTATTTAAAAGAAGGTAAAGCGACAATCGGGTTGTTTGTTCTTTATGTGGTCATTTGTTTTGTTGAACCGGTTTATCTGATGTTTGTGCCGGTGATCTGTTACGATATTCTGGTTTCTCCATACAAATGGTGGTGGACGTTGACACTTGTGCCGTTCTTTGTCGGATTTGCTCAACTTAATACGACTGCGGTGGTTTTAATTCCGATTTTTATAATGGTTGCTTATTTTTTAAAAAAACGGACGCTTACGCTGGTGAGATTAAAAAATGACTACAATTCACTTCGTGATACTACCAGCGAAGCAGCGCTTCAGCTGATTAAAAAAAATAAGATGATGATGGAAAAGCAGGATTATGAAGTGAAGTTGGCCACTTTATCGGAACGGAACCGGATCGCCAGGGATATTCATGACAATGTCGGACATATGCTTTCCCGGAGTATTTTGCAAATCGGTGCTTTGCTGGCCATCAGCAAGGACGAAACGACACGAGCAGGCCTGATGCAAATTAAGGAAACCCTTTCTGAAGCCATGGATAGTATCCGTAGTAGTGTTCATAATCTTCATGAGGAGTCCCTCGACTTGCAGGTTGAACTGCAAACGCTGATTAAAAATTTTGAGTTTTGCCCGGTGAAATTTGATTATGAAGTGGAATCCAGTTTAGATAAGGAAGCCATCTATTGTTTTATTGCGGTAGTCAAGGAAGCTTTTTCAAATATTATCCGACATTCCAATGCTACAGAGGTTGCAGTGACTGTGAGAGAACATCCGGGACTGCTTCAACTGATCGTTGAGGACAATGGAACCGTTATTAAAAAGATTGGTAGCGACGGAATCGGATTGCAAAACATTAGCGATCGGGTGGCAACATTAAATGGTCATGTCAACATCACGAATGATCATGGTTTTAGAATTTTTATTTCGCTACCCAAAAAGACCTGA
- a CDS encoding response regulator translates to MKIVVVDDDRLVCASLKTIIESQGGIEVIGMGHNGHDAIALYRQLKPDVLLMDIRMEGMTGLEAAGVILAEVNEARILFLTTFLDDEYIIKALKIGAKGYLIKQDFESIVPSLQAVAAGQSVFGQDIVTKIPGLMNNISHHEADHFELSDKERELIDLVAQGLSNREVANSLYLSEGTVRNRISIILEKLELRDRTQLAIFYYKNLI, encoded by the coding sequence ATGAAGATTGTTGTTGTTGATGATGACCGACTGGTGTGTGCATCACTAAAAACCATTATTGAATCGCAAGGCGGTATTGAAGTGATTGGAATGGGTCACAATGGGCATGATGCCATTGCGTTGTATCGTCAGCTAAAACCGGATGTTCTGCTGATGGATATCAGAATGGAGGGAATGACCGGACTGGAAGCCGCCGGGGTCATTCTTGCGGAAGTAAATGAAGCAAGGATATTATTTTTGACGACTTTTTTGGACGATGAATATATTATTAAAGCGCTTAAAATTGGGGCAAAAGGTTATCTGATTAAGCAGGATTTTGAGAGCATTGTTCCGTCACTTCAGGCGGTAGCTGCCGGTCAAAGTGTTTTTGGTCAGGATATCGTGACCAAAATACCGGGTTTGATGAATAACATCAGTCACCATGAGGCGGATCATTTTGAGTTAAGTGATAAAGAACGGGAACTTATTGATCTGGTTGCCCAGGGACTGAGCAACCGGGAGGTAGCTAACAGCTTGTATTTAAGTGAAGGCACGGTTAGAAATCGAATCAGCATTATTCTGGAAAAGCTTGAACTTCGGGATCGAACCCAACTAGCTATTTTTTATTATAAGAACTTAATTTGA